The following proteins come from a genomic window of Nothobranchius furzeri strain GRZ-AD chromosome 1, NfurGRZ-RIMD1, whole genome shotgun sequence:
- the depdc4 gene encoding DEP domain-containing protein 4: protein MAVDLTPRFRRLNSQTRSFRENTQHDFSRPFGATQLWHNIIKALQSQVEVRRCRRHLRVHAECFTGSDAVDAVLSYLMQNVVFCTSEVSRLKAARLCQALMEAKVFESVGTKLFRRDKEATFEDSSGSLYRFLDYKGIPALKEGSSDTENSVPEENETKRKKSSRLNEMRTISNPLAVGSSDKRVERLLRTINLQTSFSPALNPAPSDSYFLSKAVVDEVWKQQTLLQLLQIIELPVLDCILASPERVHPRSCRAPLTNQDLIISNMCLERELPDALNLLQFDAWLSAAADCLELFPDQLIMVAGEQLGQKESNASSENGTTEHMGSQKRWLFDIIAKYYSGQEKAPLIAGRYLDAHVAILNLLDEGKTREAVKASQLCLRLLETSTRDELRRLLSFMATAAQSDSCRMQKQTENRTLVCRTFQRALVQSHELTRSQSDTLVLFLMDNHSELFKTPTTLVEAVRRTLRTLQQGRDPDLIATFTFCQQVTPQEYEDQCEATTLESLRQLLHDISSNKSMPLKERRKLLRDFEKHHPVVFLQHFSSTF from the exons ATGGCGGTTGATTTGACTCCTCGGTTCAGAAGGTTAAACAGCCAAACGAGAAGTTTTCGTGAAAACACTCAGCATG ATTTCTCGAGGCCCTTTGGAGCCACTCAGCTGTGGCACAACATCATCAAGGCTCTGCAGTCTCAGGTGGAGGTGCGTCGCTGCAGGAGACACCTTCGTGTTCATGCTGAATGTTTCACTGGCTCAGACGCCGTGGATGCAGTTCTCAGTTATCTGATGCAGAATGTGGTGTTTTGCACAAGTGAAGTGTCCCGCCTTAAAGCGGCGCGACTCTGCCAGGCTTTGATGGAGGCCAAGGTGTTTGAATCGGTGGGCACAAAGCTGTTTCGCAGGGACAAGGAGGCGACCTTCGAGGATAGCAGCGGCAGCCTTTACCGCTTTTTGGACTACAAAGGAATTCCTGCTCTTAAAGAAGGCAGCAGTGACACAGAAAACAGTGTGCCAGAAGAAAACGAGACAAAAAGGAAAAAGAGCTCAAG GCTGAATGAAATGAGGACAATCTCCAATCCTCTTGCTGTCGGATCATCAGACAAGAGGGTTGAAAGACTTCTGAGGACCATCAACCTGCAAACATCCTTCTCTCCAGCTCTGAACCCAGCACCCTCCGACTCTTACTTCTTGTCTAAAGCTG TGGTGGACGAGGTTTGGAAGCAGCAGACGTTGTTGCAGTTGCTGCAGATCATAGAACTGCCCGTGTTGGACTGCATACTCGCTTCACCTGAAAGGGTTCATCCTCGGTCCTGCAGAGCTCCCCTGACCAACCAAGACTTGATCATCTCCAACATGTGCCTGGAAAGAGAGCTCCCTGATGCACTCAACCTACTCCA GTTTGATGCATGGCTGTCAGCAGCTGCTGACTGCTTGGAGTTGTTTCCAGACCAACTGATAATGGTTGCAGGGGAGCAGCTCGGCCAGAAAGAAAGCAATGCCTCATCAGAGAACGGGACAACGGAGCATATGGGCAGCCAGAAGCGATGGCTGTTTGACATTATTGCCAAGTATTACAGTGGTCAGGAAAAAGCACCGCTGATAGCAGGGCGCTATCTGGATGCACATGTTGCTATTCTGAATTTACTTG ATGAGGGGAAAACACGGGAGGCCGTCAAAGCATCTCAGCTGTGTTTGCGGCTGCTGGAGACGAGCACCAGAGACGAACTACGGAGACTTCTGTCATTCATGGCCACAGCAGCTCAGTCAGATTCCTGCCGAATGCAGAAGCAG ACCGAAAATCGGACCTTGGTTTGTCGCACTTTTCAGAGAGCTCTTGTTCAGAGTCACGAACTCACGAGATCTCAGAGTGACACCCTCGTACTCTTTCTGATGGATAATCACTCAGAGCTCTTCAAG ACTCCTACAACTCTCGTTGAAGCTGTGAGAAGAACACTACGGACTCTGCAGCAAGGCAGAGATCCAGACTTGATCGCTA CTTTCACTTTCTGCCAGCAGGTGACGCCACAAGAATATGAAGACCAGTGTGAGGCCACCACTTTGGAGAGCCTCCGCCAGCTCCTCCATGACATTTCATCAAACAAGAGCATGCCTCTCAAGGAGAGGAGGAAGCTTCTCAGAGACTTTGAAAAACATCATCCTGTTGTGTTCCTGCAGCATTTTTCCAGCACTTTCTGA